The Panicum virgatum strain AP13 chromosome 3N, P.virgatum_v5, whole genome shotgun sequence genome includes the window CGCCTACCCTGTTCCACCGCCGTTGCCGTGTCTGGCAAGTGGGCCCGTTGGTGGGCCCCCGGCATGTCGGTACACGCCGGGGCGGGGCGGTCTTGCCAAAGAGACGCTGTGGTCGTGTGGCCCGTCCCCCTCCCTCTAGCCTTCATTCCACCTTTGGGTGAGAATTGAGATCCAAGGAATTGAAACCCCGTGCCATTCATATCCAGACCACACGGTACTAGAAAGTAGTAACATTTCGGGAATCAGTAGTGGGGATGTTTGGTTGCTAACTACTCTTAGCACATTTAAGATTAGATAAGTGTGGCAAAAAATTTAGCCGCGCACATTTTTTTTACTCTATGACATGTGAAGCCCAAAAGAATCTTGGTAAAGCTTAGTAACCAACTTAATCAAATTTACCTAATTTTAAGTGTGGCAAACGCCTTGTTCGGCTGGGAGATTCAGCCAGccacaacagtattttcctctcacgccaaatcagccagccagccagtcaGCCAGCCAACCaacagtgttttcctctcacgccaaatcagccagccatccagccagccagccgaacaaggccaAAGTGTAGCAAGTAACTAAGCACCCTTGAGGATGTTGCCACCACCTTCTTGTGGATTGTGGTTGTAGAGATAGCTACGACTCTTCTACGCACGCACCTATCCTGGACCAGTCACAGCATCCTGCGGTCCAACCAAGCCGGTAAATTCAGTTGCCATGATGCTGGCGAAACCACAGTTGCTGAGGCATGTAGTTTGCCCATTCCACAACTAAGGCTCGTTTGGAACCGTGCATGATTTGTACACAACAAAACCGGCGCGTTGCGTTCGCAGGCCAGCCCCCGCCCCCCGGTACGCGTCGACCTATCGTTCCTGGTTTCAAGCTGCTTCTGTTCCGGCGCTTCTAGCCGTTCCCATCACAGGCGACAAAGCCCGGAGAAGCCTTTTTCCCCCGTCGCCAGCGTGGCGAACAGATCCCAGAGAGAGACGCGAACGCAAAAGGCGGCTGGGCCCGGGCTGGGTGACCGGCCCGTTACGCCCGCGTCGTGTTCCGGCGGCCCCGTCGCAAACCCCacacctccaccacctccagcCTGCTCCAGCATCCAGGGGGGTGGTAGATCAGATCCACGAGCCCATCGCCCCGCGCCAATGACAAATGGGCCCGACGTGCTCCAGGGAGGCTGCCCGTTCCTCGGTCTCTTGCGCCAGGGAAGCTCGGGGCCGCGAGCCCCGAGGCGGTCGCATTGATGGCGGCCAACTGCCACGTGAGACGGGAGGCCCCGCCTGTCATCCTCGGCCCACGGTGCCGCGGACCCACCCGAGCCTCAGGCTCGGACAGCCGTTTGCGCATCCGAGCCTGCCGTGCGGGGGGACGCCGACCCCGAAGCCACTAAACAATTCGGAGAACCAGCGGAAAAGCAGAGGAAGCCTATGGGAGGAGGGGAGAGAAGGCGGAGGGGGAGAGTGGCCTGGTAGTAGTGTAGTGGTGGGCTAGTGCTCGCGGAGGCGGAGCAGAGAGAGCTGGGAGAGCGAGGCAGAGCAAGCAAAGCGTAGGCGAATTGATTGCGCCCACCACCGCACCACGTCTTCTCCACCTCCGTCCGTCCTCGGCAAGCCACCATCAttgccgccaccgcgccgccccagCGGAGCATTCTTAACTGTTCCTCCCTTGGCTTCTCGGCGAAGTGTTGCGGTTGCGGCGGTACGTGTGCTGTGCTGAGGGAgcgagagaggaggagggagctcgAGCACCACCCATCGCCACCTCCATTAAAGGCGCtcacgcgccgcctccgcctccacgagAGAGAAAGCGAGGCGAGGGAGGGTGAGGGTGAGGGCGTACGCCACCTGAGCTGACTCGTCGTCAAGccctgtctctctctcttcctcactTCCCTCACGGGGGGCAGGCAGCCACGTACAAAGGGCGCTCGCCAACGCCCAGCGCCCCCTCGCCGCACCACCCGCCACCCCACGCCGTGCGCCTTTAAAGTGAGCCCGCGCCATCTTAAAGGTTCCCACGCACCGCTTGCGCGCTCGTCTTTGCGCCACGACGAGGTTGATCGGTGCTTTTGATTCTGTTCCTTGTCGCTGCAGaggtcagagagagagagggccagcggcggcgtcgcgcgcgcgcggaatcagaggaggagcggcgcggcaaTGGCGGTGACCGCGCGGCGGCTCCGCGCCGTCGTGGCGTGCGTCGtcctggcggcggtggcggcggcgccgcggtcggcggcgggcaTCCTCGACCCGAACGACTTCCTGGCGCTGCAGGCGGTGCGGCGGTCGCTGGACGACATGCCGGGGTCGGCGTTCTTCGACGGCTGGGACTTCACCGCCGACCCCTGCGGGTTCCCCGGCGTGTTCTGCGACGGGGACCGGGTGGCGTCGCTCGCGCTCGGGGACCCCCGGGCCGGGTCGCCGGGGCTGACGGGGCGGCTCGACCCGGCACTGGGCAGGCTGTCCGCGCTCACCGAGCTCTCGCTCGTGCCCGGCCGCGTCGAGGGCCAGCTCCCGCCGTCGCTTGCGTCCTGCTCCAACCTCCGCTTCCTGGCCGTCAGCAAGAACATCCTGTCCGGCCCGATACCGGACGGCTTCGGCGCGCTGTCCAACCTCCGGACGCTCGACGTCAGCTTCAACCAGATCTCCGGCGCCATCCCGCCGTCCATCGCCGCGCTGCCGTCGATCACCAACCTCATCCTCTGCCACAACCAGCTCACCGGCGTCGTGCCGTCGTTCCAGGACTCGTCCCCGCTGCTCCGGCTGGACCTCAAGCACAACGCGCTCACCGGCGGCGTGCCCACCCTCCCGGCCGGGCTGCAGTACCTCTCGCTGTCCGCGAACAAGCTGAGCGGCACGGTCGACCAGGTGCTGCCCCGGCTGGCCCGGCTCAACTTCCTCGACCTCAGCATGAACCAGCTGGAAGGCCCGATCCCGCCGGCGGTGTTCGCATTGCCCCTCTccgtgctgcagctgcagcgcaACTTCTTCGCGGGGCCCGTGCAGCCGTCGAGCGACGTGACGATCCCGGTGGTGGACCTGAGCTACAACCGGTTCTGGGGCCAGCTGTCGCCGCTGCTGGCCGGCGTCGGGCAGCTGTACCTGAACAACAACCGGTTCACCGGCGAGGTCCCGTCGCGGCTGGTGCAGGAGCTGGTGGGCTCCGGCGGGCTGCAGGTGCTGTACCTGCAGCACAACTTCCTGACGGGCATCGAGAtatcgccgtcgtcgtcgctccCCTCCACCGTCTCGCTCTGCCTCATGTACAACTGCATGGTGCCGCCGGTGTACGCGCCGTGCCCGATCAAGGCCGGGTCGCAGAACACGCGGCCGGCAGACCAGTGCCCGGAGTGGAGGGGCTGAGCACCGAGCTAGCTCCAGGCTGATCGTGCCTCAGCAACGCCAATGCCAATGCCGGATCGCCTCGGATCATCGGTCGGAAATCGAAGAACTGATGAAGAACAGACTGAACAGTGGAGATTGCAAAGCGCCGTGTGGTCTCTGATTCTTTGATTGATTTGTCCAGTTGTTACTTGTGTtcttgattcttttttttttctggtttgGGAGGATAGTTACAGACAAGTGCCTCAATAATCGGGTGTTACAGGTGTAGTAAGTTTTTGCTTAGGTGTACTCCGATGTGCAttgtgtcccccccccccccccctctgcttGTATAGTGAGCTAGCTACTGTCACACTGGCTCCTGATGCTGCTGGATCAGACGAGAAGATGGATGGTGCTGAGAGCCGGTGACGCTATTTATCTCATCATGTCGCTGAACAAATCAATGGGAACAAGCATGCACTGTGCTTGGTTTTTGTTCGCCTCGCCAGGAACACCGCGCACCGCGTTACCCATGCTTTTGTTAGCGTTTCCTGCAAGGATGCTGTTTGTGCCTTTGTGGTGGTGTCGTCATGCGATCTTGTCCCTGAAATCATCGGATGGCTGGTGCCACCAGTGTTCTTCGCTGCATTGGGGGCAGGACTATCAGGTGTGGGCTATTAGATCATGTGGGATTTAGGGATTGCGGATTAACGGCTTCGTTGTAGTGAATGCCAAGCTATAATGATGTTGCTCTGCTCTCTCTTGCCTAGTAGACTCTGTTCCTCGTTACTCTATAATTCTCTGTCAGTGTAGGGCTCCGTACTTCTTTTCCTCCTTTCGGATGCTGGCAGCTAGGGATGAAAGCGATGGGGAACGGTCGGGAAAATACTCTAACTATTTtcgtttttatatttttattcggaaacgggaacgggaacggaAAAACTCGGTcgggaaaacgaaatcggtTATGCGGGATATCGAAACGGTACAATTCGATCGGAATCATGTCGATAACGGTCGGGAACCGGTACTCAAAAGTGGGAATAACGAATCATGTAACCCCTTCAAATGTTCGACTCCACACCATGGTTACAAccatatataatatatagtCAAATAATACTATAGTCTAAGGATAAGTAAATAAATGAACACCACAGTAGAGATCACATCACAAAGGCATAGACCCTGAACCACCACGAGCTCcagctattttttttttgaaatattgagCTCCAGCTATTTGGCCCATAGCTTTCGAGCACTACCCTACCTGCTGTGGCTAGCAGGCCATGGCAGCTGGCCCACGTGCATGCAGGAGCGGCATCCGGGCGGGCAGCAGGCCGCCAGTAGCCAGTAGTGCAGCGCACGGCActagcggcagcggcagcggcagcagcagtagcacaGCACGACAATTTAGGGTGTgttttcattttgcaaaaatgtgTAAAGATATAAACatgacatttgaagtattaaatgaagtctatttacaaaactttttgcatagatgggttataaatcgcgagacgaatctaatgatgctaattaatccatgtttaatcaataattagcggatggttactgtagcatcactgttgcaaattatggattaattaggctcattagattcgtctcgcgatttacagcccaaccatgtaaaaatttttgtaaatagactttatttaatacttcaaattagcaagattcctttttactttaatgcgtttacggcttttttgcgtttacatgttaaaaactaaacagggccttagtccCAGGTTGGCTACGGAGCGATGCAGCGTGTGCTTGTGAGCTAATAAATTAGACTGAGGGCCAGGCGCCAAGTGAGCTAATAAATTGGCTGAGCTTCCGAGCAAACGGGAAGAAACAGGAAGAATCCGGGAATTCCTGAGTGAAAAATGGGAACCGAAAATTCGGTCGGTGAAATGCTTCACCCGATTTCGTTTTCGAATTTACCAGAATTTCCCATATTTTTCCCGAATTCCGAATTTTCTTGTAAAAACGATATTTGATCGGTATATAGTGTCGGTCGGTACGGGATTTTCTGTTCCTGCTTTCATCCCTACTGGCGGCTTCAGAGTTCCACCATTGTCCTCGAAGACACGCATCTGCCTCAGGATCGCCCTCGCGCCGTTCCAGTGACGGCAATCCGGAGGTCGCCACTCGCCACTTAACTGTTCTGTTAGAACAAAGGATCGGACGGGCCCTAGCCTGAAAGCTGAAACCATAGTAGAGGAGTACTTTATTATACTAGCTTAAGACACACTAAACACCACTCGAACCGTACCGTACCGATCGGCACGGCTAATAAATCTGACCCTAATTCAGTGTGATCCAAAGCACAAGCACGCCCCTGCCTGCCTGGCCCTGCGGCTTTTACAAGCATCGGTCGGACACCGGACAGTTCCCGTATCGCGCACAGTACCATCACGTCCCCCGGCCTGATTGGCTGTTTGGGAACGCGTATGAGGAGCCGACCGGCCGGGGCGAGAGGTGGTGGCCCCGTACGCCGGCCAGCGCCAATGCGGCCTCCGGCACCTCCCGCCGGTTCGCGCGCCGCGGACGTGCAGGCCGCACGGCGCGCGCCTCGACGCGATCGATCTCGCGGGATCGgcgctgctcctgctcctgctcccgcACAGGCACATGGCTGGCGATCCGACTTGGATACGTGGTACACCACCGCGTGTACTGTACGGCTGTACCCCGGGGCAGGGCCGTGTTCGTGTACGGCGCCCTGGTGTACAATTAAATTAGACCCTGTTTGTTTCTAGGGATTTTTTTTAAGTCtctggaactttttagtattttgaagtattaaataaatattaattataaaactaactgcagaatcctggggctaaactgcgagacgaatctaatgaggtatattaatctatgtttagcgaatggttactgtagcattactgtggcaaattatgaattaattaggctcattagattcgtctcgcgaattagcactcagctgtcaaaaaatatttataaacagattttatttaatactataaaataataagattctttttgatgtgatagggacttatgAAAAAAGTCTGGGAGGCAAACAGGACCTTAATTGTACAGCCAGGGCGCCAGGCCAGGCCGtccgcggcgaggcgagcggcggcggtggcagcagtTGGGTGCGCCGCTTTAACTGACCTCAGCagacgcccgcccgcccgcccatgTGGTCGACGCTTCACGACGCCTGTCGACTCCACGGCACACGTGGCCCGTCCGCCCGCCCACCACATAACCCTCGCGACGCCTCCGCGGGCGTCTGCTGAGGTCAGTCTGCCCCAGCGGTGTGCCGGGCGTGATGGGCATTTACGACGTTCTTTCCTTGTCTTCTCTCGCTCTCGCTTCTTTGCACGAATCCTCCCGGCGACACGGCCGTGTACCCCGTACGACAGGCGCGTCTGGCTGGCTCCTCGTCTTACCGCCGACCCGTAATCATCAAACTGTAAAAGAGGCGGTTATCACAGCTCGACGTCGACGCAGTCGCTGCCGGCAAGGGCGGGCCTGCTATTGATGCAtgggtattcagttgaatacctaaaattttgtgaaaaatatatatatacatagtatacaacatgtatatgtataaaaaaatagaaaataagagTATCTCTAAAAGAATTTTTAAATCCTAGTCTCTAACTTTTCTACGTATTTTTATATCCTAGTCTCTAACTCTCTATATATCCTTACGTAGAGGGTCATTCTAAATATTACTTCGTCATGTATATATTATCGTGTACCCACTCAATTTCCATATACCAGATATACTATTGTTTGAACTTCGACATATTAGGAAACGTGACTCACGAGTTTGAAGGATGAAGGTCGATCTAAGATATCCGGTTTTAAAATGGCAAGTATTTGGGATAGGGTGTGGATTTTTATTTTCGTATCTAAGAACGGAGAAAGATGATTTAGGATAGATGTCGCTACCTTGAGGGATTGGTTTTAGAGAACTTTTGGAGAGAGATTTTCCACTAAAAATACTAAATTCTTAATTAGAATAGTCTTTAGGGTGTATCTTGGAGATGATCTAACATCACAAAATAGACTTTCCAATCTCATATTGCCTCTTGGGCTCAAATGGCCTACTTCCCCTCCTCTAAGTCCAACCGCGACTCCCAACTGGCACCGACTACAGGCCCCCAGCTCTCTATCCATCCCGATTCTAATTCTTCTTCTCGCGTAGCCGCATTTTTCCGCTTCCGATCAGCGGCAGCAAACTCTAACGGTATGGCAGGCGACGACTGCCTGCAATGAGACGCGAGCGGCCTGCGGCTTTGGAAACTGCACAACACACATTAGCGACCAATTTTTTTTACCCtttgaaaatgttgaatacCCAGATTCTaaatcctgggcccgccccCTGGCTGCCGGGTGGGCCACATGCGATGGGTGTTAAAGTGGATAAGGACGGGCGttcccacgatgggtgccctgCCTGCCTATGCCAAAATGCCAATGGCAGCATGGCGTGGCGCCGTGGCCCCGCGCGATGCCGAGTTGCCAAAAGCTCTTTGCTGGTTTTGCTGCTGTTGCTTCGGCCGGCAGgcacctgctggctgctgcaacAAAGCGGACCTCCGGCGTCCGGGAGATCGCCTTTGGCATGTGCGGCTTGGCTGCTCCGGCTCCGAGCGAAAGCCTGACGGCGACCGGTCGTCCCTGTTGCTGGCTCTTTACTTTTGACTGCCTGGCCGGCGTCCGTCATCCCTCTGATCTGATGAGAGAATTTTCGAGCATTGGTCCACGCTGCCGGGCAGTACAAACTGTATCCACCTTTCTGTTTGTTTCGGTCTGGCTGGCTTCTACCGTACGTACACCATTGCTTCCTGGCTCCTGACTATGTCTCCTCTTTCGTCTGGCTGACATTCTCCTTCAACGCCGATTCGCCGCCACGAGGCCCGCTGCTGGCTCCGGCGCCAAAAAGCGATGCAACTCGAGGAAACTCTGGGCATTTTTAAAAgagcattttttttatattttaagtactaaacatagactattcacaaaataaattacagaatttgtctgtaaatcgcgagacgaatctaatgagcataattaatttGCCATTAAAATTtgtttactatagcattactgtagcaatttgaCCGGTGAGGCAGGGGTAAAAACGGCCGCCATCGCTGCTCCGTGTTGTGTTGTTCTCGGCTTCTTGCCGTCTCGGTCGTCGACGTCGAAAGAAAAGGCACCACATGTACGACGTGGTAGTTCGAAAATGGAATGATTTCAGCTGAAAAAAAAGACAATCGTTGTACTCGctgcctgccccttttcccAAACAGCTAGCTCTCATGTAGCCTGGCCAAACACCAACGTTTTGGAGGACACCATAATGCTACCGAAATCTTCCAAGCCAAGAATGATAGCGTacgacaccccccccccccccccccccccccccccgcgttaATCGCCGGGATCCGAAGCCCGTGGCGGTTTCATTACTGTCTCACCAACCAGCAAATTCCTTTGGCATCGCCTGTTTCCCGGGCCGGGCGTACCTGTTCCGTTCGTACATGCTGGTACACCGTTCTCCCTCTACAGGCGCAGCTGCTgctcagcaccagccaccagctctcGGCGCGGACATCGCGCGCTCTGCAGTAGTGTCGCGCAAGCAAAACACGCTGCTACCGTCAACCGGTAAAATCTGCAGCGCCGATGGCCGGTTTCCAGTGGTCGAGGCTAGAATCACTACCGGATTCGCGGTGTGCTCAAGACACACGGCGAAGACCCCAAAACACACAGTATACATGTTCACCGTGCGTGGTTCGCGGCGAATCCACGATGGCGACCAACCACGACGACAAAGTCGGCTTCACCGTGTGCTTTTTATCGGATACACGACAAAGACCTTTGCCATATGTTTGGGCCGGCACACAGTAAACTAAAGCACATGACGACGGGGACGGCCACGGGGGACGATAACGGCGCGAGGAGACGGCATCGAATTCaaaattcgccgtgtgccatggATCCTGGTACACGACAAAGATTTGAACTTCGACGTGTGCCAgagatcctggcacacggcaaagatttaaaaaaataaaaaaaattctacagctGCCGCGCGCCACACGAGCCCGCACGCCGCCTACGGCCGGGCTGCGCACGCGCCCGCACGCTGCACGCGTCCGGACCGCATGGCCGGCGCCCAGCACGCGCACGCGGCCGGGCCGTCGTCCGCGCCGgcatcgtcgccgtcgtcggcgaGGTACAGCGGCACAGCAGGCGGGCGGAGGGTCCGTAGTGGGGAGGAGCTGGAGCCGTCGCGGGGCCGCAGTAGTAGGAGGGGCGCTTGAAGAGGAGGAGCAcgtcaacaacttaggaagaaTCGGACATGGGATTTGTTCAGAATTATGGGCAAGCTAACGGCTAATACAAAATACATCGACGTGGGCAAAGAAGCCGACGAGCTGCGGGTCGAATCCGTAGTCGCTGAAGTGGTCCTGCTCGCCGGCGCTCGTGGCCGCCGCGTcggggccgcgctcgccgtgggcctcgccgcgccggccgccgctctgtCGCCAGGTGCCGTCGCTGCGTCGGGGCAGCACGGAGGGAGCAAGAGATGGGGAGAAAAAGATCAGAGAGAGAGACGAGAGGGAGCGTGTGTAGTGGAAGATAAAGGAAGGAGAGAGTCGGTGGAGTTAAGTCATGAACAGTAGTTCGGTGTGGGCTAAGATTCAAGACACACGATGAAGTcttacttcgccgtgtgccagatctaTGACACACGACGAACCGTGTGCCTTCGTCTAGACACACGGCGAATAAAAtttttatcatttcatgtgcacaAGTTTAATAATGTACTTTCCAAAAATCACTAAATCTAAacactaaatttttttatatggcCTCAACAACATGATAGTTTTTTTTACTAATTCCATTCTATTGTTTCATGTCATTATTAATCACATTTAACTTATGTCAATTCTAATAGTTTACTTGTAATTAATACATTAAAAATACGAAATGGACccgaaaaaatatgaaaattcaaCATGAAGCCATCATTATCGCATATTGTctatagaaaaaatttcaaagtcaaactcaaattttctaTCATGGCACGTACCCTCTTCTCTCTGAAACTTCTTCAGGAAACTCTCGATTTGTAAGCATCATCGTGACAAAATGTTCGTATCGTGCTCAAATATTTACCATACATTCCACATATGATAGCGTGAAGCTGCGGCtaatctcataattttctgacGTCATTCTAATTTTATAGAATTTAAGCACTATTTGCCACCATGATAATCGTAATGTTTCAATACCACAATCTTTGAAATTTCGTTTGAACTACTGTTTAAGCTCTAACACTATAGTTAATattatgaatatcattttttacaaaaagaatTCCTATTATTTCAAGCCCTTTGGAATTATATTTGATTTATacgaaaaaaatattaaaaagaaataaattagttaaataCAACTAATATGTCTATAAATTAGTTAAATACAACTAATAGAGTCCCAAACGAAATATGGAGAGTGTAGAAAAAATTTGGAAGCAAaaacatgaatttttttttgtattcgccgtgtgcctagggccaggcacacggcaaaggtccatgtttgccgtgtgtcactCTGGACACATGGCAAACAATGACGTCCGTCAGAGCCCCAGACGGCGCGTGACAGGAGAATaatgttcgccgtgtgccaggatcaggcacacggcaaacaacaacgttcgccgtgtgctagggcttggcacacggcgaagaacGTGATTGCCGTGTGTTTGTTGTTTGCCGTATGTTTTTTTGCAGACACATGGCAAATcctctctttgccgtgtgcccgataaaatGCACACGACAAAGATTCTGGCACATGGCGAATAAGCGTTTTCGGTAGTGAATCAGGAAAGTATATTGATACTGGTTACCAGACAGTTTTATGCATTGACACGTAATCTTAAAGCAACTTAACAAAAGATCTTGCGAATTTGTATCTTAAATGCACACAGGCGAATTTGCGTGGCTagtatgaaaaattcaaaaaaaatcacatatcattgtatccttacttaaagattatacaaTTTTTGTATCATACATCACTCTGTTCATTagcgtaaattatgtcttattattggttaaaacaattcaaatatgactTACCtgtaacaatttgatttgttgagctttaataatatcatacatataattattcttattttcgctttattttgattaattattgttagctttagtttttattaaaagtatatatttgtaatggATACATAGTTaattggtattttatatttaatttttcataatggcattagtgggtgatttttaattagtcacaacggtattttaggctaatttttatcataatggcatcactgggtgatttttaattaggcacaagggtaatttttatttttattttatttttctccgatgaacgtgggaatttctagaccttgagagtgAACGTgtaggctccgtttgttggccaaataataagataatagataagcAGTCTTTGTAGCAGTACCgtctaaattaaaccggcttaagtacactaaccatcatcttaatacttaatcaagttactgtgcacttaaaacggtgtaatctgacaggctgtcggatAAATcctgattaaactactgtactggtgatacaagcatacagagattctcaaattaatttacaacacgggTTTTACATAAAGGTTTTGAATACAAACCACAGAGTTCAaacacacagcggaagtttaaaacatCGTTCAAAATACAATACGGTTACTAtgaacgacgatacaaggtgagctccacatcctgctcaccgatgtgatgccaatcTGCCCGagcttcacggggaagacggggcccactcgacagtccacccaggaggaagcggttgtccaatccaggacgcacagacctcctcgaagtcagcggggacacaacctgctcagaaggctTACAACAataaccctgagtatactaatactcagcaaggcttacctgactatgggtatacttagcccaataCCTAGACATGTAaaactttttggctctggagttggttttgctgaaaagctactagtagtaaatccttactttcaatattttagctcaagtttagtaTTCTAGTACCAACTAGGTATGCTAtagcatctagagcacacatgatAGATCAATTTATCTTTCAGTAACATACGAACCAAGCATTTCCATTCcgttctcattccacttctttactacgatgtgacgcagtgatcaaACATACGAACCAAGCATTTCCATTCcattctcattccacttctttactacgatgtgacgcagtgatcaaggctctcatatctgtgagacacggcgaatcgattcgatttaaccttgcaaggtggacctaaccaacacgacacatgtaagccccgtcgggccacgcaCATCAACTatttccatcattaccacgacatctgaaccacacctgctaaaacccaggtgatgggcacctcacggtgaactccccgagaacccgaaggcggcatcctatccaacacccgccaactcccacgcctaACGTACCAGGTCGGAATTCAAACTATCgttgtaaagcggtacacagcttaccggtttcgactacctcctacttccggca containing:
- the LOC120665520 gene encoding LRR receptor-like serine/threonine-protein kinase ERECTA; the encoded protein is MAVTARRLRAVVACVVLAAVAAAPRSAAGILDPNDFLALQAVRRSLDDMPGSAFFDGWDFTADPCGFPGVFCDGDRVASLALGDPRAGSPGLTGRLDPALGRLSALTELSLVPGRVEGQLPPSLASCSNLRFLAVSKNILSGPIPDGFGALSNLRTLDVSFNQISGAIPPSIAALPSITNLILCHNQLTGVVPSFQDSSPLLRLDLKHNALTGGVPTLPAGLQYLSLSANKLSGTVDQVLPRLARLNFLDLSMNQLEGPIPPAVFALPLSVLQLQRNFFAGPVQPSSDVTIPVVDLSYNRFWGQLSPLLAGVGQLYLNNNRFTGEVPSRLVQELVGSGGLQVLYLQHNFLTGIEISPSSSLPSTVSLCLMYNCMVPPVYAPCPIKAGSQNTRPADQCPEWRG